From the bacterium genome, one window contains:
- a CDS encoding 2-dehydropantoate 2-reductase, with amino-acid sequence MAIDWAMDAYHRERQRTAGKLQDARERSTDAGRNRGAVPEPIVIVGAGAIGGTIGAHLARQGRAVLLVDAARDHVEAVGRDGLHIEGRDTFTVRVPAVTPDGLRAALGERPARTVMLAVKAQHTAAGLDVVAPILAEDGYVVSMQNGLNERAIAARLGAARTVGAFINFGADYHAPGRIMYGGPGALYLGELNGESTPRVEALGDMMRDAFLPNTTITRNIWGYLWGKMGYASMLFATAVVDETMAAVLGDAANEALLANLAAEVTAVAEAEDVRCEAFDGYEPDAVRFRRPRDWAGVRRSLDALVEHNRGSLKQKSGIWRDLAVRRRRTEVDSQIGEIVKIGQARGMDLPLNVRLIEMIHDLESGNRTMHPDNLAELRRLNDTVYPGARR; translated from the coding sequence ATGGCGATCGACTGGGCGATGGACGCGTATCACCGTGAGCGGCAGCGCACTGCCGGCAAGTTACAGGACGCGCGCGAACGCTCGACGGACGCCGGCCGGAACCGCGGCGCGGTGCCGGAACCGATCGTCATCGTCGGCGCGGGCGCGATCGGGGGGACGATCGGCGCGCATCTCGCGCGGCAGGGCCGCGCGGTCCTGCTCGTGGACGCCGCGCGCGACCACGTGGAGGCGGTGGGCCGGGACGGTCTCCACATCGAAGGGCGGGACACGTTTACGGTGCGCGTGCCGGCGGTCACGCCGGACGGACTGCGCGCCGCGCTCGGGGAGCGTCCGGCCCGCACCGTGATGCTCGCGGTCAAGGCGCAGCACACCGCAGCCGGACTCGACGTGGTCGCGCCGATTCTGGCGGAGGACGGGTACGTCGTGTCGATGCAGAATGGCCTCAACGAACGGGCGATCGCGGCGCGGCTCGGCGCCGCGCGGACCGTGGGCGCTTTCATCAACTTCGGCGCGGACTACCACGCCCCGGGGCGGATCATGTACGGCGGCCCCGGCGCGCTGTACCTCGGCGAGCTGAACGGCGAGAGCACGCCCCGGGTCGAGGCCCTCGGGGACATGATGCGCGACGCCTTTCTGCCCAACACCACGATTACCCGCAACATCTGGGGGTACTTGTGGGGCAAGATGGGCTACGCGTCGATGCTGTTCGCGACTGCGGTCGTCGACGAGACGATGGCCGCCGTACTCGGCGACGCGGCCAACGAGGCGCTGCTCGCCAACCTGGCGGCCGAAGTCACCGCCGTGGCGGAGGCGGAAGACGTGCGCTGCGAGGCGTTCGACGGTTATGAGCCCGACGCGGTGCGGTTCCGCCGGCCGCGCGACTGGGCGGGTGTTCGGCGCAGTCTTGACGCGCTCGTGGAGCACAATCGGGGCTCGCTGAAGCAGAAGAGCGGCATCTGGCGTGACCTCGCGGTGCGCCGCCGCCGCACCGAGGTCGATTCACAGATCGGCGAGATCGTGAAGATCGGGCAGGCCCGCGGTATGGACCTTCCGCTCAACGTCCGGCTGATCGAAATGATCCACGACCTCGAATCCGGCAACCGGACGATGCACCCGGACAACCTCGCGGAGCTGCGCCGGCTCAATGACACGGTCTACCCGGGGGCCCGCCGATGA
- a CDS encoding hydantoinase B/oxoprolinase family protein: MVRTDTTRPPAAGDSPFDPISLEIMWSRLINIAEECWITILRTAFSTIIGEAQDFGCEVLDADAESIAHSPRSMPVFNLSLPLAVRYMLRAFPKETLREGDVLVTNDPWMCAGHLYDLAVVTPIFRRGRLCALIGSIAHASDIGGTRDSLNAREIYDEGLQIPPLKLYREGALNDDLMAMIGANVRRPEMVLGDVQAQVSSNRIGADRLLAFMDEYGLDSLAALAHTVQARAEQAMREAIRAVPDGTYRSEVWYDGLDEPLRLPCAVTVAGDEITADFTGAPPQLPRGGMNCTYHYTAAHTTYALKSILTPEIRSNAGCYRPFHVIAPEGSVLNCRHPASVNERTHTGWYLGPAVFRALAGVLPDRVQAFTGLPIGMGSYGRDVDGRAFNDHLFQGGGQGASAHGDGKSALLYPTSAANVSVEMFESRTPLVVECKELIADSGGPGRHRGGLGQRVRIHLRRPSPSPVLVDFRPHGMLVSTPGLHGGQPGRRARAFVVEDGQVREASATVGVAELRGTTERATIEIAGGSGFGDPTARPAGEIQADLDDGYVSAEGAAAYGAGVDRDGRVRR, translated from the coding sequence ATGGTGCGGACTGACACCACGCGGCCGCCCGCGGCCGGCGATTCGCCGTTCGACCCGATCTCGCTCGAGATCATGTGGAGCCGCCTCATCAACATCGCGGAGGAATGCTGGATCACGATCCTCCGCACCGCGTTCAGCACGATCATCGGCGAGGCTCAGGACTTCGGCTGCGAAGTACTCGACGCGGACGCCGAATCGATCGCCCACTCGCCGCGGTCGATGCCGGTGTTCAACCTGTCGCTGCCGCTCGCGGTCCGCTATATGCTGCGCGCCTTCCCGAAGGAGACGCTGCGCGAAGGCGACGTGCTTGTAACCAACGACCCGTGGATGTGCGCCGGGCATCTGTACGACCTCGCCGTCGTGACGCCGATCTTCCGACGGGGGCGCCTGTGCGCGCTGATCGGATCGATCGCCCACGCCTCCGACATCGGCGGCACGCGCGACTCGCTGAACGCCCGTGAAATCTACGACGAGGGCCTGCAAATCCCGCCGCTCAAGCTGTACCGTGAAGGCGCCCTGAACGACGATCTGATGGCGATGATCGGCGCGAACGTCCGCCGGCCCGAGATGGTGCTCGGGGACGTACAGGCCCAGGTCTCGAGCAACCGGATCGGGGCGGACCGGCTGCTGGCGTTCATGGACGAGTACGGCCTCGACTCGCTCGCCGCGCTCGCGCACACCGTGCAGGCCCGCGCCGAGCAGGCGATGCGGGAAGCGATCCGCGCGGTGCCGGACGGCACCTACCGCAGCGAGGTGTGGTACGACGGCCTCGACGAGCCCCTCCGCCTGCCCTGCGCCGTCACCGTCGCCGGGGACGAGATCACCGCCGACTTCACCGGCGCGCCGCCGCAGCTGCCGCGGGGCGGGATGAACTGCACCTATCACTACACCGCCGCGCACACGACGTACGCGCTCAAATCGATCCTGACGCCCGAGATCCGGTCCAACGCGGGCTGCTACCGACCGTTTCACGTCATCGCGCCCGAAGGCTCGGTCCTCAACTGCCGGCATCCCGCTTCGGTCAACGAACGCACGCATACCGGATGGTACCTCGGCCCCGCGGTCTTCCGGGCGCTCGCCGGTGTGCTCCCGGACCGCGTGCAGGCGTTTACCGGCCTGCCGATCGGAATGGGCAGCTACGGCCGCGACGTGGACGGGCGCGCGTTCAACGACCATCTGTTCCAGGGGGGCGGCCAGGGCGCGAGCGCGCACGGGGACGGCAAGTCCGCGCTGCTGTATCCGACGTCGGCGGCCAACGTCTCGGTCGAGATGTTCGAGAGCCGGACCCCGCTCGTCGTGGAGTGCAAGGAGCTCATTGCTGATTCCGGCGGCCCCGGGCGGCACCGGGGCGGCCTGGGGCAGCGCGTCCGCATCCATCTGCGCCGGCCGAGCCCCAGCCCGGTGCTGGTCGACTTCCGTCCGCACGGCATGCTCGTGTCTACCCCGGGTCTGCACGGCGGACAGCCGGGGCGTCGCGCCCGCGCGTTCGTCGTCGAAGACGGACAGGTGCGAGAGGCGAGCGCCACGGTCGGGGTCGCGGAGCTTCGCGGCACGACCGAGCGCGCGACGATCGAGATCGCCGGCGGCAGCGGCTTCGGAGATCCGACGGCCCGGCCGGCCGGGGAAATCCAGGCCGACCTGGACGACGGCTACGTCAGCGCGGAGGGTGCCGCCGCCTACGGCGCCGGCGTCGACCGCGACGGGAGGGTGCGACGGTGA
- a CDS encoding RidA family protein encodes MARQSVFPSSRPRPASPYSPGITFGNLVFTSGQVGADPAGQVPPGVREQTRNCLDNIQAVLEAAGTNMGHVLKATVFLTDIKDFAAMNEIYRKAFPGDLPARSTVGVSALARPELKVEIEVVAGMP; translated from the coding sequence ATGGCCCGCCAGTCCGTGTTTCCGTCAAGCCGCCCCCGCCCCGCCTCGCCGTACTCCCCCGGCATCACGTTTGGAAACCTCGTTTTCACGTCGGGGCAGGTCGGAGCCGATCCGGCCGGACAGGTGCCGCCCGGCGTCCGCGAGCAGACCCGGAACTGCCTGGACAATATCCAGGCGGTGCTGGAAGCTGCGGGCACGAACATGGGGCACGTGCTCAAAGCGACCGTGTTTCTCACCGACATCAAGGACTTCGCGGCGATGAACGAGATCTACCGCAAGGCATTCCCCGGCGATCTGCCGGCGCGATCGACGGTCGGCGTCAGCGCGCTCGCGCGGCCGGAACTGAAGGTGGAGATCGAGGTCGTCGCGGGGATGCCCTAG
- the zwf gene encoding glucose-6-phosphate dehydrogenase, giving the protein MSPDRARPGDASNEHGRSARTRPGPTTLVVVGAGGDLAARKLLPAVYNLSVDGWLPDRFAVIGVDRHLAGDAAFRRHALEAVDRFSRRGKTDPARWDALAASLRCLRGDLSTHGTARALAAALAEAERQSNAPAVRVFYLATPPSAVESIVKALGAAGLAGDRARLVVEKPFGRDLASARALAAAIGRVFAERQIFRIDHYLGKETVQNILALRFGNALYEPVWNRRYVDHVEITVAETGGVEHRGAYYDRAGALRDMVQNHLMQILCLIAMEPPVSFDADEIRNKKTDVLRAVRPLTGEIETTAVRGQYGPGTVAGGPVAGYRAEPGIVPDSITETFAALRLFVDNWRWNGVPFYLRTGKRLAVKATEALIQFQPGPHLPFPPDAAAHWRPNQLVVRIQPNEGIALRFQAKRPGPVMHLDEANMDFDYCREFGGEPPEAYETLLLDVMWDDPTLFMRADQIEASWSIVQPLLDAWRSAPADGLPMYAAGTWGPDAAEALPRRDGRTWQVPSVAEPARGA; this is encoded by the coding sequence GTGAGCCCGGATCGCGCGCGGCCCGGGGACGCCTCGAACGAGCACGGCAGGAGCGCGCGAACGCGACCGGGTCCCACGACTCTCGTCGTCGTCGGCGCGGGCGGCGACCTCGCCGCGCGCAAACTGCTGCCGGCGGTCTATAACCTGTCGGTCGACGGATGGCTGCCCGACCGCTTCGCGGTGATCGGCGTCGACCGCCACTTGGCAGGCGACGCCGCGTTCCGGCGCCATGCCCTCGAGGCCGTCGACCGCTTCTCCCGGCGCGGGAAGACCGACCCGGCGCGCTGGGACGCCCTGGCCGCGTCGCTCCGGTGCCTTCGCGGGGACCTCTCCACGCACGGAACCGCACGCGCGCTCGCCGCGGCCCTCGCCGAGGCGGAGCGGCAGTCGAACGCGCCCGCGGTGCGCGTCTTCTATCTCGCCACGCCCCCGTCGGCGGTGGAGTCGATCGTGAAGGCGCTCGGCGCGGCCGGCCTCGCCGGCGATCGGGCGCGGCTCGTGGTGGAGAAACCGTTCGGTCGGGACCTCGCGTCGGCCCGTGCGCTTGCCGCGGCCATCGGCCGCGTATTTGCCGAGCGGCAGATCTTTCGAATCGATCACTATCTCGGCAAGGAGACGGTGCAGAACATCCTCGCGCTCCGGTTCGGCAACGCGCTCTACGAGCCGGTGTGGAACCGGCGGTACGTCGACCACGTCGAGATCACCGTCGCCGAGACGGGCGGCGTCGAGCACCGCGGCGCCTACTACGATCGGGCGGGCGCGCTCCGCGACATGGTACAGAACCACCTCATGCAGATCCTGTGCCTCATCGCGATGGAACCGCCGGTGTCGTTCGACGCGGACGAGATCCGGAACAAGAAGACGGACGTGTTGCGCGCGGTGCGGCCGCTCACCGGCGAAATCGAGACGACGGCCGTCCGCGGCCAGTACGGGCCGGGCACCGTCGCCGGCGGGCCGGTGGCGGGGTATCGGGCGGAACCCGGCATCGTGCCCGACTCGATCACCGAGACGTTCGCGGCGCTGCGCCTCTTCGTGGACAACTGGCGGTGGAACGGCGTCCCCTTTTATCTCCGCACCGGCAAGCGGCTCGCGGTCAAGGCGACCGAGGCGCTGATCCAGTTCCAACCGGGACCGCACCTGCCGTTTCCGCCGGACGCCGCCGCCCACTGGCGACCGAATCAACTGGTCGTGCGGATCCAGCCCAACGAGGGCATCGCTCTGCGGTTTCAGGCGAAGCGGCCGGGCCCCGTGATGCACCTCGACGAGGCGAACATGGATTTCGATTACTGCCGGGAGTTCGGCGGCGAGCCGCCGGAGGCGTACGAGACGCTGCTGCTCGATGTGATGTGGGACGACCCGACGCTGTTCATGCGCGCCGACCAGATCGAGGCGTCGTGGTCGATCGTCCAGCCGCTCCTCGACGCGTGGCGGTCGGCACCGGCGGACGGCCTGCCGATGTACGCCGCGGGCACGTGGGGGCCGGACGCCGCCGAGGCGCTCCCCCGGCGCGACGGCAGGACGTGGCAGGTACCGAGCGTCGCGGAGCCGGCCCGTGGAGCTTGA
- a CDS encoding DinB family protein: MSDSGRVGLGEVVVNHIHTTLEDEEWQWQPPLRGAVRGLTAAEAAWKPSPERHSIWQIVRHLTLWKRGVLAAWNGDPPDGRELAAADWRDVSGGDAAWDRDRRELLQVSEEFLTRAQTADDAALSKQITWYRGGPAQPLAMRLIRTTTHDIYHAGQIMYLRALQGIGKR, encoded by the coding sequence GTGAGCGACAGCGGCAGGGTTGGGCTCGGCGAAGTCGTCGTGAACCACATCCACACGACCCTGGAAGACGAGGAGTGGCAGTGGCAGCCGCCGCTCCGCGGCGCGGTGCGCGGGCTGACCGCCGCCGAGGCCGCGTGGAAACCCTCCCCCGAGCGCCATTCGATCTGGCAGATCGTCCGTCACCTCACGCTCTGGAAGCGCGGCGTACTCGCCGCGTGGAACGGCGATCCGCCGGACGGCCGAGAGCTTGCCGCCGCCGATTGGCGCGACGTGAGCGGCGGGGACGCGGCCTGGGACCGGGACCGCCGCGAGCTGCTCCAGGTCTCGGAAGAGTTCCTCACGCGGGCGCAGACCGCGGACGACGCGGCGCTCTCGAAGCAGATCACCTGGTACAGGGGCGGACCGGCGCAGCCGCTGGCGATGCGCCTGATCCGGACGACCACCCACGACATCTATCACGCGGGTCAGATCATGTACCTGCGCGCCCTCCAGGGCATCGGCAAGCGCTGA
- a CDS encoding M20 family metallopeptidase yields MSPSPYRMFVDRHFDEILGDLKAFVEVESPTTVKTAVDNASRHLAARFADTAAAEIVWHPQREWGDHFEARIGRGPRRILLLGHVDTVWPLGTIERLPCRIDGDRITGPGSFDMKAGDIQALWALRAVREQSAAKDKTFVFFANTEEEAGSPTSRPIIESLARESECVLVLEPSVGSEGAVKLWRKGVGMFRLEVTGQASHAGADPEKGRSAVLELARQIVDLYSAVPLASAGTTMNVGVVRGGTRSNVVAASADAQIDLRVRTAAEAQRAQDAILKRPPFVPGTTVRVTGGLNRPPMEETPASRRLYERARAIAADEGFELPAGGTGGGSDGNFTAALGVPTLDGLGAVGGGGHADTEHVRRETVAPRTAWFARVLAEL; encoded by the coding sequence ATGAGCCCCAGCCCGTACCGGATGTTCGTCGACCGGCATTTCGACGAGATCCTCGGCGATCTGAAAGCGTTTGTGGAAGTGGAATCGCCGACGACCGTGAAGACGGCGGTCGACAACGCCTCGCGCCACCTCGCCGCCCGGTTCGCCGATACGGCCGCGGCCGAGATCGTCTGGCATCCGCAGCGGGAGTGGGGCGATCACTTCGAAGCGCGGATCGGCCGCGGTCCCCGCCGCATTCTGCTGCTCGGGCACGTCGATACCGTGTGGCCGCTCGGGACGATCGAGCGGCTGCCCTGCCGCATCGACGGCGACCGGATCACCGGTCCGGGGTCCTTCGACATGAAGGCCGGGGACATCCAGGCGCTGTGGGCGCTCCGCGCCGTGCGCGAACAGAGCGCCGCGAAAGACAAGACGTTCGTGTTCTTCGCCAACACGGAAGAAGAAGCGGGAAGCCCGACGTCGCGGCCGATCATCGAGTCGCTCGCGCGGGAGTCGGAATGTGTGCTGGTGCTCGAGCCGTCGGTCGGCTCCGAAGGCGCCGTCAAGCTGTGGCGCAAGGGCGTGGGGATGTTCCGGCTTGAGGTCACCGGGCAGGCGAGCCACGCCGGCGCCGATCCGGAGAAAGGCCGCAGCGCGGTGCTCGAACTCGCCCGCCAAATCGTAGACCTCTACTCGGCGGTCCCGCTGGCTTCGGCCGGCACGACGATGAACGTCGGTGTCGTCCGGGGCGGCACGCGGTCCAACGTCGTCGCCGCCTCGGCCGACGCGCAGATCGATCTGCGGGTGCGAACCGCGGCGGAGGCGCAGCGCGCCCAGGACGCGATCCTCAAACGGCCGCCGTTCGTGCCGGGGACCACCGTGCGGGTCACCGGCGGCCTCAACCGGCCGCCGATGGAAGAGACGCCGGCGTCCCGCCGGCTCTACGAGCGGGCCCGCGCGATCGCGGCGGACGAGGGTTTCGAACTGCCGGCCGGCGGCACGGGCGGCGGGAGCGACGGCAATTTCACCGCCGCGCTCGGCGTGCCGACGCTCGACGGCCTCGGCGCCGTCGGCGGCGGTGGGCACGCCGACACGGAGCACGTCCGGCGGGAGACCGTGGCACCGCGTACGGCCTGGTTTGCCCGGGTGCTGGCGGAGTTGTAG
- a CDS encoding S9 family peptidase, whose translation MSVQQRAPRPEDIAHLVTVSDAQLSPDGETVAFVRTEIDLRADEYRSTIWLAASGGGEPVQLTRGGRRDSAPRWSPDGRTLAFLSDRDGTNQLHLLPLGGGEPRRVTSLPHGAGAAVWAPDGSRIAFRAEVDTPAVRAGNADGAAVAPRPRVVTRAQYKADGTGYTFWRRHQLFVLALADGRVAQLTDEDVEHGSPAWSPDGGRLAFIRARAGAGDYSLFDLWTVDAGGGPPRQLTREIGRAVAPAWSPDGAWIACLGHDEQEAGFGDPMVRLWLVPAAGGAARCLTGGYDRAAVLARPLELSPPPIWSRDGRAVTFLAAGGGRAHVVRVAAADGAVTTVVGGDRQVQTVTEAAGRLAFTASAPAIPADLFVCEAGGSAERRLTRVNDAWLGEIALPRVEHRRFSSPNGGELDGWVTHPVDGRRPAPLLVEIHGGPASYAGPSFPSGLWHTYILASRGWAVLQLNPVGSGSYTKSFAHGIRGVWGERDLPEQLAAVDALVADGTADAARLAVSGYSYGGFMTSWTITHTDRFKAAVVGAPVVNLESFHGTSDIGLWFGAWEMRGDLVTNRETYRRLSPINYVERVTTPTLIVHGEADDRCPIGQGEELFVGLVAAGRAPAEFVRYPGQSHSFRQQGRPSHRIDVVRRVVDWLGRYVPVGE comes from the coding sequence ATGTCTGTCCAACAACGGGCCCCGCGTCCGGAGGACATTGCCCACCTCGTGACCGTGTCCGACGCGCAGCTGTCGCCGGACGGTGAGACGGTCGCGTTTGTTCGCACCGAAATCGACCTCCGCGCGGACGAGTACCGGTCGACGATCTGGCTCGCCGCATCGGGCGGGGGCGAGCCGGTGCAGTTGACGCGGGGCGGCCGGCGCGACAGCGCGCCGCGATGGTCGCCGGACGGCCGGACGCTCGCCTTCTTATCGGATCGCGACGGCACGAATCAGCTGCACCTCCTGCCGCTCGGCGGCGGTGAGCCCCGCCGCGTCACGTCGCTTCCGCACGGCGCCGGGGCCGCGGTGTGGGCGCCGGACGGAAGCCGCATCGCGTTCCGCGCAGAGGTGGATACGCCCGCCGTCCGCGCGGGCAATGCGGACGGCGCCGCAGTCGCGCCCCGCCCGCGGGTGGTCACGCGTGCGCAGTACAAGGCCGACGGCACCGGCTACACGTTTTGGCGCCGCCATCAGTTGTTTGTGCTCGCGCTCGCCGACGGCCGGGTCGCGCAACTGACCGACGAGGACGTCGAGCATGGAAGCCCCGCGTGGTCGCCCGACGGCGGGCGGCTCGCGTTCATCCGTGCCCGGGCGGGCGCGGGTGACTACAGCCTCTTCGATCTGTGGACGGTGGACGCGGGCGGCGGCCCTCCGCGGCAGCTGACGCGTGAGATCGGCCGGGCGGTTGCGCCGGCATGGTCGCCCGACGGCGCGTGGATCGCGTGCTTGGGCCACGACGAGCAAGAGGCGGGGTTCGGCGATCCGATGGTGCGGCTGTGGCTCGTGCCCGCGGCGGGCGGCGCGGCGCGCTGTCTCACCGGGGGGTATGATCGCGCCGCGGTCCTTGCCCGGCCGCTGGAACTCTCCCCGCCTCCGATCTGGTCGCGGGACGGGCGTGCCGTGACGTTTCTGGCGGCCGGCGGGGGCCGCGCTCACGTCGTGCGTGTTGCGGCGGCGGACGGCGCGGTCACGACCGTCGTGGGCGGCGACCGGCAGGTCCAGACCGTGACCGAAGCCGCGGGCCGCCTGGCGTTCACCGCCTCCGCCCCGGCGATCCCGGCCGACCTCTTTGTCTGCGAGGCCGGCGGCTCGGCCGAACGACGGCTCACCCGGGTCAACGACGCGTGGCTCGGCGAGATCGCGCTGCCGAGAGTGGAGCACCGCCGCTTCTCCAGCCCGAACGGCGGTGAGCTCGACGGCTGGGTGACGCACCCGGTCGACGGCCGACGGCCGGCGCCGCTGCTCGTAGAAATCCACGGCGGGCCGGCCAGCTATGCGGGACCGTCGTTTCCGTCGGGGCTGTGGCACACGTACATCCTCGCGTCGCGGGGATGGGCTGTACTCCAGCTGAACCCCGTAGGGTCCGGCTCGTACACGAAATCGTTCGCCCACGGCATCCGAGGCGTATGGGGAGAACGCGATCTTCCCGAGCAGCTCGCCGCGGTCGATGCGCTGGTCGCCGACGGCACCGCCGACGCCGCGCGGCTCGCGGTCTCGGGCTACTCGTACGGCGGGTTCATGACCTCATGGACGATCACGCACACCGACCGGTTCAAGGCCGCCGTGGTCGGCGCGCCCGTCGTCAACCTGGAAAGCTTCCACGGGACTTCGGACATCGGGCTGTGGTTCGGCGCATGGGAGATGCGGGGCGACTTGGTCACGAACCGGGAGACGTACCGCCGTCTCTCGCCGATCAACTACGTGGAGCGGGTAACCACGCCCACGCTGATCGTGCACGGAGAAGCCGACGACCGCTGTCCGATCGGGCAGGGAGAGGAGTTGTTCGTCGGGCTCGTCGCGGCCGGGCGGGCGCCGGCGGAGTTCGTGCGGTATCCCGGGCAGAGCCACAGCTTCCGGCAGCAGGGGCGTCCGAGCCACCGCATCGACGTCGTGCGACGCGTGGTCGACTGGCTCGGGCGGTACGTGCCGGTTGGGGAGTAG
- a CDS encoding SDR family oxidoreductase, with amino-acid sequence MELDLRGRRAVVTGGNSGIGRAIALGLGAEGARVCVNYVAHPESAQDAVNAISAGGGAAIAVPADVSDPAQVAQLFADIDAAWGGIDILVNNAGVDGARAAGWEQTIDAWRRVLDINLTGAYLCAREALRRMVPNRRGVILNLTSVHERIPWTGYGAYTASKAGLSMLTKTLAQEAAPSGVRVLALAPGAIETPINRDVWTDPAQLADLLTKIPMGRVGTVDDVARMAVVLVSDAARYVTGTTVFVDGGMTLYPSFMRGG; translated from the coding sequence GTGGAGCTTGACCTGCGCGGACGGCGCGCGGTCGTCACGGGCGGCAACTCGGGCATCGGGCGCGCGATCGCGCTCGGGCTCGGCGCGGAAGGCGCCCGTGTGTGCGTCAACTACGTCGCGCACCCTGAGAGCGCGCAGGACGCCGTCAACGCGATCAGCGCCGGCGGCGGCGCGGCGATCGCGGTCCCGGCGGACGTGTCGGATCCGGCGCAGGTCGCGCAGCTGTTCGCGGACATCGACGCGGCCTGGGGCGGCATCGACATCCTGGTCAACAACGCCGGCGTCGACGGGGCCCGCGCCGCCGGCTGGGAGCAGACCATCGACGCGTGGCGGCGCGTGCTCGATATCAACCTCACCGGGGCGTACCTGTGCGCCCGCGAAGCGCTGCGCCGCATGGTGCCGAACCGACGCGGTGTCATCCTGAACCTTACCTCCGTGCACGAGCGCATTCCGTGGACGGGCTACGGCGCCTACACCGCGAGCAAAGCGGGGCTCAGCATGTTAACGAAGACGCTGGCGCAAGAAGCCGCGCCGTCCGGCGTGCGCGTCCTCGCCCTCGCGCCGGGCGCGATCGAGACACCGATCAACCGCGACGTCTGGACCGACCCGGCGCAACTCGCGGACCTGCTCACCAAGATCCCGATGGGACGCGTCGGCACGGTGGACGACGTCGCGCGGATGGCGGTCGTGCTGGTGTCGGACGCCGCCCGCTACGTGACGGGTACGACCGTCTTTGTCGACGGCGGGATGACGCTGTATCCGTCGTTCATGCGGGGGGGATAG